The following are from one region of the Salvia hispanica cultivar TCC Black 2014 chromosome 1, UniMelb_Shisp_WGS_1.0, whole genome shotgun sequence genome:
- the LOC125200822 gene encoding delta(24)-sterol reductase, with translation MSDLEAPLRPKRKKIWVDYFVQFRWIIVIFVVLPISFTLYFLTYLGDVWSESKSFKKRQKEHDENVEKVVKRLKERNPKKDGLVCTARKPWIAVGMRNVDYKRARHFEVDLSAFRNVLEIDQERMIARVEPLVNMGQISRVTVPMNLALAVVAELDDLTVGGLINGYGIEGSSHIYGLFSDTVVAYEIVLADGRLVRATKDNEYSDLFYAIPWSQGTLGLLVAAEIKLIPIKEYMRVTYKPLVGNLKELAQGYIDSFAPRDGDQDNPEKVPDFVETMIYSPTEAVFMTGRYASKEEAKKKGNKTNSVGWWYKTWFYQHAQTALKKGEFVEYIPTREYYHRHTRCLYWEGKLILPFGDQWWFRFLFGWLMPPKVSLLKATQGDAIRNYYHEMHVIQDMLVPLYKVGDALEWVHKEMEVYPIWLCPHRLYKLPVKTMVYPEPGFELQRRQGDTQYAQMYTDVGVYYAPGPVLRGEEFDGSEAVRRMESWLIENHGFQPQYAVSELSEKNFWRMFDAGLYEHARRKYGAVGTFMSLYYKSKKGRKTEKEVQEAEQAICEAPDAEAN, from the exons ATGTCGGATCTAGAGGCTCCCCTACGCCCTAAGAGAAAGAAGATTTGGGTGGACTACTTTGTCCAATTCCGATGGATAATTGTTATCTTTGTCGTCCTTCCGATTTCATTCACTCTATACTTCCTCACGTATCTTGGGGATGTGTGGTCTGAGTCGAAATCGTTCAAGAAGCGCCAGAAGGAGCATGACGAAAATGTCGAGAAGGTTGTGAAGCGGCTCAAGGAGAGGAACCCGAAGAAGGATGGTTTAGTCTGCACCGCCCGCAAGCCATGGATTGCTGTTGGAATGCGAAATGTGGACTATAAGCGTGCTCGCCATTTCGAGGTTGACCTTTCGGCCTTCAGAAATGTTCTGGAGATCGACCAGGAGAGAATGATAGCTAGAGTCGAACCTTTGGTCAATATGGGACAGATTTCCAGGGTCACTGTCCCGATGAATCTGGCTCTTGCAGTTGTTGCAGAGCTTGATGATCTTACTGTTGGAGGTCTGATCAACGGCTATGGTATCGAAGGAAGCTCCCATATCTATGGTCTGTTCTCTGACACTGTTGTGGCTTATGAGATTGTTTTGGCTGACGGCCGGTTGGTTAGAGCAACGAAAGACAATGAATACTCCGACCTGTTCTATGCTATCCCATGGTCACAGGGGACGCTAGGACTCCTTGTCGCAGCCGAGATTAAACTCATCCCCATCAAGGAATACATGAGGGTAACATACAAGCCTTTGGTGGGTAATCTCAAGGAGCTTGCCCAAGGCTATATTGATTCTTTCGCACCAAGGGATGGGGATCAGGACAATCCTGAAAAGGTACCGGACTTCGTTGAGACCATGATCTACTCCCCGACCGAAGCTGTCTTCATGACGGGTAGATATGCTTCGAAGGAGGAAGCCAAGAAGAAGGGAAACAAGACCAACAGCGTTGGCTGGTGGTACAAGACCTGGTTCTACCAGCATGCTCAGACTGCATTGAAGAAAGGTGAATTTGTTGAGTATATCCCAACGAGAGAATACTACCACAGGCATACTCGGTGCTTGTATTGGGAGGGGAAGCTCATTCTTCCCTTCGGTGATCAGTGGTGGTTCAGATTTCTCTTCGGTTGGTTGATGCCCCCTAAGGTCTCTCTCCTCAAGGCTACTCAGGGCGACGCTATTCGAAACTATTACCATGAAATGCACGTCATTCAGGACATGCTCGTCCCGCTCTACAAGGTGGGAGATGCTCTGGAATGGGTCCACAAAGAGATGGAG GTATATCCAATCTGGCTCTGTCCACACAGGCTGTACAAACTCCCGGTGAAAACCATGGTCTATCCCGAGCCAGGATTCGAGCTCCAGCGCAGACAGGGCGACACTCAGTATGCTCAAATGTACACTGATGTTGGAGTCTACTACGCTCCGGGGCCAGTCTTGAGAGGTGAGGAGTTCGACGGGTCTGAGGCGGTCCGTAGGATGGAGAGCTGGCTGATCGAGAACCACGGATTCCAGCCGCAGTATGCTGTGTCCGAGCTCAGCGAGAAGAACTTCTGGAGAATGTTTGATGCTGGCCTCTACGAGCACGCCAGGAGGAAGTACGGAGCTGTGGGAACCTTCATGAGCTTGTACTATAAATCGAAGAAGGGGAGGAAGACGGAGAAGGAGGTGCAGGAAGCCGAGCAGGCGATCTGCGAAGCCCCCGACGCGGAGGCTAACTAG
- the LOC125188636 gene encoding anti-sigma-I factor RsgI-like codes for MNTASGGNFTKRKVSEAREILGRLIDAKKAYDSPRTILRRGSVDAVTVQNEERMDARVDARMDVRMEQLEKTILTALGKNDSPGPTEKEKQALGPEDGYNYCGSQGGIDCPAHINVVGNWNQNNQGSNWNQWRIKDTPWRDNPCFRWSDGNQNPPLQITNSEGNQGNQSNWSGRNQEGQGNWNQGAQGNWSQGGQGNQPNWNNRNQNNQGSSYVPPHQRNNNYQGPGNQYNNNQGGQGNFRPHQGGGPNHGQGPSGS; via the coding sequence ATGAATACCGCTAGTGGAGGAAATTTCACCAAGAGGAAGGTGAGCGAGGCCCGAGAGATACTGGGAAGATTAATCGATGCAAAAAAGGCATATGATTCACCTCGTACCATCCTAAGAAGAGGAAGTGTGGATGCAGTAACAGTGCAAAATGAAGAAAGGATGGATGCCCGAGTGGATGCAAGGATGGATGTTAGAATGGAGCAGCTAGAGAAGACTATTCTAACCGCCCTGGGGAAGAACGACTCGCCGGGTccaacagaaaaagaaaaacaagcaCTGGGTCCAGAGGATGGTTACAATTATTGCGGATCTCAAGGAGGGATAGATTGTCCAGCCCATATAAATGTTGTAGGAAATTGGAACCAAAATAATCAAGGCAGCAATTGGAACCAGTGGAGAATCAAAGACACTCCATGGAGGGACAATCCATGCTTCAGGTGGTCCGATGGGAATCAAAACCCTCCACTCCAGATTACTAACTCAGAAGGAAACCAAGGGAACCAATCCAACTGGTCCGGAAGGAATCAAGAGGGACAGGGCAACTGGAATCAAGGAGCACAAGGTAATTGGAGTCAGGGAGGTCAAGGAAATCAACCCAACTGGAACAATAGGAATCAAAATAACCAGGGAAGCTCATATGTACCCCCACACCAGAGGAACAACAACTATCAGGGACCAGGGAATCAGTACAACAATAACCAAGGAGGTCAAGGAAACTTTCGCCCGCATCAAGGGGGTGGACCAAATCATGGTCAAGGGCCAAGTGGCAGTTAA